The Solanum lycopersicum chromosome 6, SLM_r2.1 genome has a window encoding:
- the LOC101249830 gene encoding proteinaceous RNase P 2-like: MDKAKNKKKNLTPEGQFRSSLDNCSKTKDLSTAISLYESAISDASTIRLSSNHFNSFLYICSNSFSDPSTKNDAIQFGFRVFEHMDSCNITPNEATVTAVARLAAATDDGDRAFELAKGVGNCGKLRTYGPALFCFCKMGEADKAYQVEEHMRSLGLQLEEAELAGLLKVSVEKEREEKVYQYLHKLRMSIRSVSDSTAEIIQSWFGGEMATKVGLSNGDMDQVKEVILQNGGGWHGLGWLGKGKWLAQRSQIAPDGRCLSCGEQLVCVDIDRSETERFAESVASLAMEREVHSNFKEFQDWLEKHSDYDAVVDAANVGLFQQNFAAGGFSIAQFVAVVKELHSRSNKWPLVILHKKRVRTLLEDAGYRELLEEWINEKILYGTPFGSNDDWYWLYAAVKCKCLLVTNDEMRDHIFELLGSSFFARWKERHQVKYTFVKGEIKLLMPPTYSVVIQESENGSWHVPLAGEVVEESSRTWLCITRQASCESDNKQLASVVEASEVSEPDQIAACCHSDSFTSQNGGSLNKCSGLAGKRKERSPSPTPSHSSLQS; the protein is encoded by the exons ATGGACAAAgccaaaaacaagaagaaaaacctAACCCCAGAAGGTCAATTCCGGTCAAGCCTAGATAATTGCTCCAAAACCAAAGATCTTTCTACTGCCATCTCCTTATACGAATCCGCTATTTCAGATGCCTCAACAATCCGCCTTTCCAGTAACCATTTCAATTCTTTTCTTTACATCTGCTCCAACTCTTTTTCAGACCCATCAACGAAAAATGACGCTATTCAATTTGGGTTTCGAGTTTTTGAACATATGGATTCGTGTAACATAACCCCTAATGAGGCAACTGTCACGGCTGTTGCTCGGCTGGCGGCAGCAACTGATGACGGTGACAGAGCATTTGAGTTGGCTAAAGGGGTGGGGAATTGTGGAAAGTTAAGGACTTATGGACCggctttgttttgtttttgtaagATGGGTGAGGCTGATAAGGCCTATCAAGTGGAAGAACACATGCGGTCTCTTGGTTTGCAACTTGAGGAAGCTGAGCTTGCTGGGTTGTTAAAG GTGAGTGTGGAGAAAGAAAGGGAAGAGAAGGTCTATCAGTATTTACATAAACTGAGAATGTCAATCAGGAGCGTAAGTGACTCGACAGCAGAAATAATACAGAGTTGGTTTGGAGGGGAAATGGCAACTAAGGTGGGGTTATCCAACGGGGATATGGATCAGGTGAAAGAAGTAATTTTACAAAATGGTGGAGGGTGGCATGGTCTCGGATGGCTTGGAAAGGGTAAATGGCTTGCACAGAGGTCCCAAATAGCTCCTGATGGGAGGTGTCTATCTTGTGGCGAACAGTTGGTTTGTGTTGATATTGACAGATCAGAAACGGAACGATTTGCAGAGTCAGTTGCTTCTTTGGCAATGGAAAGGGAAGTCCATTCCAATTTTAAGGAATTTCAG GACTGGCTGGAAAAGCATTCAGATTATGATGCTGTAGTAGATGCAGCAAATGTTGGGCTTTTTCAGCAGAATTTTGCTGCGGGAGGCTTTAGTATTGCACAG TTTGTTGCTGTTGTGAAGGAATTGCATAGCAGGAGCAACAAGTGGCCACTGGTCATATTACACAAAAAGCGTGTTCGTACACTTCTTGAGGATGCTGGCTATAGAGAGTTGCTTGAAGAGTGGATAAATGAAAAGATACTTTACGGAACACCCTTTGGATCCAATGATGACTG GTACTGGCTTTATGCAGCAGTGAAATGTAAGTGTTTGCTCGTGACAAATGATGAAATGAGAGATCACATCTTTGAGCTCCTGGGTAGTAGCTTTTTTGCCCGATGGAAAGAAAGACATCAG GTGAAGTACACTTTTGTTAAAGGGGAGATTAAGCTTCTGATGCCACCCACATATTCTGTTGTCATTCAG GAATCCGAGAACGGGTCGTGGCATGTGCCTCTGGCAGGTGAGGTAGTTGAGGAGTCTTCAAGGACTTGGCTCTGCATCACCAGACAGGCTTCATGTGAATCTGACAATAAACAACTTGCAAGTGTAGTAGAAGCTTCTGAAGTTAGTGAACCTGATCAAATTGCAGCCTGTTGCCATTCAGATAGTTTTACAAGTCAGAATGGCGGCAGCTTAAATAAATGTTCTGGTTTGGCTGGTAAGAGGAAAGAGAGGTCCCCTTCTCCAACTCCATCTCACTCCAGTTTACAATCTTGA
- the LOC101249557 gene encoding probable fatty acyl-CoA reductase 4: protein MESRTIEQFQGKTILIIGATGFLAKILVEKILRVQPNVKKLYLLIRASDNNSARQRFTNEVVMSELFNVIRERMGTIYLSSVVDDKVLPISGDISKKNMGIKNSQLREHMFKEIDIIINSAATTNFDERYDIAMNINVIGAKNVLKFAKSCKKVKMLLHVSTAYVCGKTTGILSEKSLVMGETLNKNSYLDMDKERSIIASKFRELRAQNATAKELTIAMKELGLQRARLHGWQNTYSFTKAMGEMILGHLKENLEIVVIRPTIITGTYKEPFPGWIEGVKTVDSFLLAYGKGGMKFYYGDPYSKLDVIPGDMVVNTILAAVIAHENQYSQQVVIYHSSSSLNNPLIISNFALYMFRYFTKNPWANKDGKTIKVKAPMRPFSSMTSYRKHISTHYLSLLKMLKFVNQVSCHRYEKNYVLMKKKISKAIRMTELYEPYVFFYGSFDEVNAEKLRLAMKEINMDQVLNFDSRCIKWEDYFMNAHIPGAVKYLF, encoded by the exons ATGGAATCACGTACAATTGAGCAGTTCCAAGGCAAGACTATTTTGATCATCGGTGCTACCGGTTTCCTTGCAAAGA TTCTTGTGGAGAAGATACTTCGAGTTCAACCAAACGTGAAGAAACTCTACCTTCTCATAAGAGCTTCAGACAACAACTCTGCTAGACAACGCTTTACCAATGAG GTCGTGATGTCTGAATTATTTAATGTTATAAGGGAAAGGATGGGTACAATATATCTTAGCTCTGTGGTGGATGACAAGGTGCTACCAATTTCAGGTGAcatctctaaaaaaaatatgggaATTAAAAACTCTCAATTGAGAGAGCATATGttcaaagaaattgatataATCATTAACTCTGCTGCTACCACCAACTTTGATGAGag ATATGATATTGCAATGAATATAAATGTAATCGGGGCCAAGAATGTCCTCAAGTTTGCTAAGAGttgtaaaaaagtaaaaatgctTCTTCATGTATCTACCG CTTATGTTTGCGGCAAAACAACAGGAATTTTATCAGAAAAATCGTTAGTTATGGGTGAGACGCTGAACAAAAACTCTTATTTGGATATGGATAAAGAAAGGAGCATTATAGCAAGCAAATTTAGGGAACTTAGAGCTCAAAATGCGACAGCAAAAGAATTGACAATAGCTATGAAAGAACTCGGCCTACAAAG ggCAAGGTTACATGGATGGCAAAACACATATTCTTTCACAAAAGCAATGGGAGAGATGATTTTGGGACATTTGAAGGAAAATCTAGAGATTGTTGTCATACGTCCAACGATTATAACTGGTACTTACAAAGAGCCATTTCCTGGATGGATTGAAGGAGTGAA aACAGTGGATTCATTTCTTTTAGCTTATGGAAAAGGTGGAATGAAATTCTACTATGGTGATCCTTACTCAAAACTTGATGTG ATTCCAGGAGATATGGTGGTAAACACAATCCTTGCCGCggttatagcacatgaaaatcaataTTCTCAACAAGTAGTTATTTATCATAGCAGCTCATCTTTAAACAATCCTCTAATAATTTCAAACTTTGCGCTTTACATGTTTCGTtacttcaccaaaaatccatgggCTAATAAAGATGGAAAAACTATCAAAGTGAAGGCTCCTATGCGTCCATTTAGCAGCATGACTAGCTATCGCAAACACATTTCAACTCATTATTTGTCACTCTTAAAG ATGTTAAAGTTTGTGAATCAAGTTTCATGCCATCGCTACGAAAAAAACTATGTACTTATGAAAAAGAAGATATCTAAGGCTATACGTATGACTGAACTATACGAACCCTATGTGTTTTTCTATGGAAG TTTTGATGAGGTTAATGCTGAAAAATTGAGATTGGCAATGAAGGAAATTAACATGGATCAAGTGCTTAATTTTGACTCACGTTGCATCAAATGGGAGGATTACTTTATGAATGCTCACATTCCTGGTGCTGTCAAGTACCTCTTCTAA